In Topomyia yanbarensis strain Yona2022 chromosome 2, ASM3024719v1, whole genome shotgun sequence, one DNA window encodes the following:
- the LOC131682435 gene encoding protein croquemort-like — protein sequence MCSSCSDFQRKMVSFGCSAFLILLAIILGTLWPTLSSRMLRDKLVIKNGSVNYQNWIRTPIPMFLEIYMFNWTNPDELHRYPEVKPHFEEMGPYVFHEVHERVGLVWNNNNTVTFNQRRTWHFDQDLSKGFLNDTVTNLNVISLNVAYFMRDAGAVTKFGTDVILELDGSLLWHSKTIRELLFDGFDDTLLDVLKTLNQTVKIPFDKFGWFVDRNLSDTYDGTFTMKTGADSLENTGILTLWNGADHTGMYRGKCGEVKGTTGELWPVMHSNKTNVTIFASDVCRSLTLQYGEEVIIHDVEGAKYVGDEKVFDNGVKYPEAACWCNSRLDQCPDVKPGVFNASACKYGSPTFVSYPHFYLADQSYRDSIDGMSPNKTKHEFFIAIEPHTGIPLDVRAQLQINMLLQPVKGFKMYEKVPKIMVPMLWFTQRATLTQELANQAKMALVLPELGIYIAIFFGAVGVLLGGIFAFVTIRKWSEQVPYEELLR from the exons ATGTGTTCATCTTGCTCAGACTTTCAAAGGAAAATGGTGTCCTTCGGCTGTTCGGCCTTCCTTATACTACTTGCCATTATCCTAGGAACGCTGTGGCCAACGCTGTCTTCCAGAATGTTGCGTGAT AAATTAGTCATCAAAAACGGCTCAGTGAACTACCAGAACTGGATCAGGACACCCATTCCGATGTTCCTGGAAATCTACATGTTCAACTGGACGAATCCCGATGAACTACACCGTTATCCTGAGGTGAAACCTCACTTTGAAGAGATGGGACCGTATGTGTTCCACGAGGTTCACGAACGGGTCGGATTAGTGTGGAACAATAACAATACTGTCACGTTTAACCAACGACGCACTTGGCACTTTGACCAGGATCTTTCCAAGGGTTTCCTCAACGACACGGTGACCAACCTAAATGTTATTTCTTTG AATGTAGCTTATTTTATGCGTGATGCAGGAGCTGTTACTAAATTTGGAACTGATGTGATTTTGGAACTGGATGGTTCACTATTGTGGCACAGCAAGACTATTCGCGAACTATTGTTTGACGGGTTTGACGATACGTTGCTCGATGTGTTGAAAACACTAAATCAAACGGTAAAGATTCCATTTGATAAATTCGGTTGGTTCGTGGATCGGAATTTGAGTGATACGTACGATGGAACCTTCACCATGAAAACCGGGGCTGATTCACTAGAAAACACAGGCATTCTTACCCTTTGGAACGGTGCGGATCACACAGGAATGTATCGTGGAAAATGCGGCGAAGTTAAGGGGACCACCGGAGAGCTTTGGCCAGTCATGCACAGTAACAAAACAAACGTAACTATCTTCGCTTCCGATGTGTGCCGTTCTTTGACTCTTCAGTACGGAGAGGAAGTAATCATCCATGACGTCGAAGGAGCCAAGTATGTTGGCGACGAAAAGGTTTTTGATAATGGGGTCAAGTACCCAGAAGCTGCCTGTTGGTGCAATTCTCGATTAGATCAATGTCCCGATGTCAAACCGGGGGTTTTCAATGCATCTGCTTGTAAATACGGCTCGCCAACTTTTGTTTCCTATCCACACTTTTATCTTGCCGATCAGAGCTATCGAGACTCAATCGATGGAATGTCACCCAACAAGACCAAGCATGAGTTCTTCATTGCGATCGAACCGCACACTGGAATCCCACTAGACGTGCGCGCTCAATTACAGATCAATATGCTTCTACAACCTGTAAAAGGATTCAA AATGTACGAAAAAGTGCCGAAGATAATGGTACCAATGTTGTGGTTCACGCAACGAGCAACTCTGACACAAGAACTGGCCAATCAAGCTAAG ATGGCTCTCGTTCTACCCGAACTAGGAATTTACATTGCCATATTCTTTGGCGCTGTTGGAGTCTTACTGGGTGGTATTTTCGCGTTCGTAACTATCAGAAAATGGAGCGAACAGGTGCCGTATGAAGAGCTGTTGCGGTGA
- the LOC131682437 gene encoding arrestin homolog, with protein MVYNFKVFKKCSPNGKVTIYMGKRDFVDHVSGVEPIDGIVVLDDEYVRDRRRVFGQIVCCFRYGREEDEVMGLNFQKELYLASEQIYPQPEKSGKEQTKLQDRLLKKLGPNAFPFTFNIAPTAPSSVTLQQGNTDQGEPCGVSYYVKIFTGENDTDRTHRRSTVSLGIRKIQFAPSKQGQQPCTVVRKDFMLSPGELELEVTLDKQLYLHGERIGVNLCIRNNSNKVVKKLKAMIQQGVDVVLFQNGSYRNTVAHIETSEGCPIQPGSCLQKVMYLTPLLSSNKDKRGIALDGQIKHQEQCLASTTLLAQPDQRDAFGVIISYAVKVKLFLGALGGELSAELPFVLMNPKPGSKAKTIYHADSQADVETFRQDTIDQQSVDFD; from the exons ATGGTTTACAACTTCAAAGTCTTCAAGAAGTGTTCGCCAAATGGCAAGGTCACGATCTACATGGGTAAACGTGACTTCGTTGACCACGTGTCGGGAGTGGAACCAATAG ACGGTATCGTCGTTCTCGACGACGAGTATGTTCGTGACCGCCGCAGAGTATTTGGACAAATTGTCTGCTGCTTCCGCTATGGACGCGAGGAGGACGAAGTCATGGGGCTGAACTTCCAAAAGGAACTTTATCTGGCATCGGAGCAAATTTACCCACAGCCAGAGAAATCTGGCAAGGAGCAAACCAAACTGCAGGATCGTCTGTTGAAGAAACTCGGCCCGAACGCATTCCCCTTCACGTTCAATATTGCTCCGACGGCACCGTCATCGGTTACTTTGCAGCAGGGTAACACCGATCAGGGTGAACCATGTGGTGTTTCATACTACGTCAAGATCTTCACCGGTGAGAACGATACTGATCGTACACATCGCCGCAGCACGGTCTCCTTGGGAATCCGTAAGATCCAATTCGCTCCGTCGAAACAGGGACAGCAACCGTGTACCGTTGTACGCAAGGATTTCATGCTGAGCCCTGGAGAGCTCGAGCTTGAAGTAACTCTGGACAAGCAGTTGTATTTACATGGCGAGCGAATCGGTGTTAATCTATGCATCAGAAATAACTCCAACAAGGTGGTCAAGAAATTGAAGGCAATGATCCAACAAGGTGTCGATGTGGTACTGTTCCAGAATGGAAGTTATCGTAACACCGTTGCTCACATTGAAACTAGCGAGGGATGCCCAATTCAACCTGGATCCTGTCTGCAGAAGGTGATGTACTTGACACCATTATTAAGCTCCAACAAAGATAAACGTGGAATTGCTTTGGATGGACAAATCAAGCACCAAGAACAGTGTCTGGCTTCGACGACTTT GTTGGCTCAACCTGATCAACGTGATGCCTTTGGTGTGATCATTTCCTATGCTGTCAAAGTTAAACTATTCCTCGGAGCCCTCGGCGGAGAGCTATCGGCTGAACTACCGTTTGTTCTTATGAATCCTAAG CCGGGAAGCAAGGCTAAAACTATTTACCACGCCGACAGTCAAGCGGACGTAGAAACTTTCCGCCAGGATACCATCGATCAACAGTCGGTTGATTTCGACTAA